In Candidatus Binatus sp., the following proteins share a genomic window:
- a CDS encoding CHAT domain-containing protein: MSGPYRALHYLPFAALQNPEGGFLNDRYGLRFLPAASVLKFLRPGVAKKEAQLLALGNPDLGDPKLDLQFA, from the coding sequence GTGTCTGGACCGTACCGAGCGCTGCACTACCTGCCTTTTGCAGCGTTGCAAAATCCGGAGGGCGGCTTCCTGAACGACCGGTATGGCCTGCGGTTTCTGCCCGCGGCGAGCGTGCTCAAATTCCTGCGCCCCGGCGTAGCGAAGAAGGAGGCGCAATTACTTGCTCTCGGCAATCCGGATCTGGGTGATCCGAAGCTCGACCTGCAGTTCGCCGA